The DNA sequence aacaCTGTTATTTGTAGTGACATATTCATGAATCCATCCAGTACGATGGCTTgagtttttttaattacatgtaCATAACGCAGACAGTAACCCTCATTTCATTTGAACCGTTCTTCCATGTCAGAAGGTGCTCAGCTGGGGAGattcgcccccccccccccccccccaccaccaccaccaccaccaccaccaactcacacacactctccacaCACCATCCAAATAATAAATACACTCGACTTTAGAAaccatgttttttctttgttttgtttttttctttacactttacatttcataaataaaacatgtacAGTAATTTTCAACCATGTTTGCTTAAATTATCTATACGAGTGAGCACAAAGTGAATAATGCATAAAACAAAGCACGACCTGTCAGTTTAGGTTCCACGTGAGAGGACGGTGAGGTGACGCATAGTTGACGGAATATAGTGACCGTTTCAAACACTAGTGCAGTACTTTTACTCCTTCCGGTTATCTCTCACTGTAGAAGTACACTTCATGAGTATTTTAACACTGTTTTATGGCATTCCTTTCCCTTACTTTTTCAGGCAGCATGTCAACACGGAAAGAGATGTCACAGATCTCCTTTTGCCATGTTTTGCATTTTCTCATGTGTTGTACTACAACAACACGGTGTATTACAATATATCAGGACCCTTCCAGGATGACTGTCCTGCTTGTTTGAACATGACAAGAATGTGCCACATGTGGTTTGATAACAAGATTAGTTTATCCTGGAAGAAATGCTGTTCTAATGAAATGATACCAATCTGTTTGTGGGGTAACAGACAAAGTTTCTTCCATGTGTGAAAGTAGAGGATTCAGTACCTTGCGATCTTCTCTCCTACTTCtaaatttctgtcaaaaaacACTCCCCATCCTCTTTGATTTTTAACAGGGAGAGCGGgaccacttcttgtgtctttaCATTTGTTGTGTAAAGAGACTCCATGCATGAAAGGAATTTTCTCCACTTCTCAGCTGCACTTTAAAGAAGGAGTTACGAGACTGGGAGGTGAAAGGAAATGTTTTCATACTTTAATCGGGCCGCCCgtcttgaagacatttttgaacTGGGAGTGGTGAAGGATGTTCAAAgactttccttctttcttctccTCCCTTCTACAGAGCCTTCCTTGCTTCCCTCCTCTCAGTGCAAACATTTCCTGTTCTGGTAACAGTCACATGACCACACACCAACTATGACACGCAGCAGCAGGTCCGCACCTTCGGCTGCTCCTCCTCCATAGGCTGCTTGAATTTGAGCAGGGGTGGGTCGCCACTGGCCGGGGTATAATATACGGCGTTGCCATTGGAGGAGACCAGCGGCATGCGAGGATCCTCAGAGGTGGTTTTGGCATCAGTGAAGGAGTCTGTGGAGCCGTTACCAAGGTGACCATTAAACAAAGGGTGGTTCAAGAGCTTGGCGGCAGCTCGCTGCTTTTTCAGCTCTGACAGAGTCTGAGGGCGCTCTTTTGGCCAGGCTTCCTCCTGGGACGGCTGGATGGTGACAACCCCACCCTTACTGGACGTCGGTGTGCTGCCATTGGAGGGAGGCTGAGGTGGCATGGATGTTGTCGTGGAGATTAGGCCGTTCTGCTTGCTGTTGCCGTCTTTGAGGATGGTGGGTAGGTTGGACTTGTCGGGCAGCTCCACAGCGACAACAGGCTTGACCTGCAAGACATCAATAAGGATTACTTTAATCTCTCTGTAAGACTTTCTTTTAGATCATTAAATACACAAAGGCCTGACTGTGCAGGGCAGATCAGCAAACTTTGATCTGCTGCCGAGGCTTACCAAGTTCAAATGAAATAAGATGTAAAGCCAATTTATTTGCTTCATTAAAGAGAAAATCTCCCAACTGTTCAGAGTTATTTTGTGCCAGAGCAACATTTCTCTGAATGTCATCTGATAATCTGCAGATAATGTGTGTAAAAAGTTGAGGTTACAATAAGCAGCACCGGCAACAGAGTCTACTGATAATGGAAGAcagtatttcagtttttttctgttgtggGTTTCCTTTTGTGTAATTGCGCCTGGGTGCTGGAGGAAGTCCTCTGTCTGATTCATCCAAATGTGACATTTCAGCTTCTGAGTGGGAAGAATCATCTTTCTGCTTTTCAAAACCCTTCTACCTGTGCTTAAaaatatctcacacacacatcgtCATCTGACAGCGTGTGTGTGAGGGGGTGGTAAATTCCACCAAGCCACCCACCCAAAAAACCAAAGTTAGAACTGTATAGAGCTATTTATGTAATCCTTAAAAATAGTCTCACATTAACTACTTGGCTATTCTCCTGATCAGactccttttctttctcatcctcgtcttccttttctttcctccaCACGATGGCCTCAGTCTCGTACTCTTTACGACACAGGTTGTGTCTGTCCGACAAACTGGCTCGCCGCACCACTTTTCTGTGAACACAAGTGGAATTCCCAGTAAGAAAAAGCAGCTAGAAAAATAACAACTTACAATATATGGTACTTTTACACATGACAGTTAAAGAGCAGAAGAACTTGTACACACGCTAAACTGACAGCTTCATTATGTCAGACATTATGTCATTATATCAGCGGAGACTTCTATCAACCATTCTCCtattaaatgtaaatacagCTGTAAGTATACAGAacagatgttttgtttgttttctaatttctccAAATAACAAAGCCTGTAGTAACCATACTACCACCAACAGATGTCAGCACATACCCACGACTGCCTGCACTGGACGTTCGCCTGCACAGCGAGGTCTTGTGCTTGAGCTGTGACTTCATGATAATGtcgtgtttgtgtttcaggtcCAGCAGGATGGCTCTGAACTCCTCGTCCTCACACAGATCTTAAAGCAACATGGGTAAAAGGGACACTGTTAGTAATGCTTAACATAAAAGTGAACACCTGGAAATGAGACCGTGCTGAGACGacgctttttttccccctgaacTCACTACCAGGTGCACTGGACAAGTGAGTGCTACAGTATACTGTAAACATACCAATTGGAGTCTCCTCCAGGAAGGTCTTGGCATTGAGACTGGCTCCGTGAGACACCAGCAGCTCTGCCACATGCATCtaaagcagcaacaacaacaacaacagtggaAGCAATTTGTATTAATGGTTCCAGAAACCTTTGTGTGCGCCTGAGCCTCTTATCTCTTTCCTGTTGTGTTTTCCTTACCTGACCCCAGCACGCTGCAGCATGAAGAGGCTGCCATCCATCTGAATCTCTGAGGTCCACACGAGCCCCCCcctccagcagcagctctgcagcCTGCGCGTAGCCATTTGCTGCTGCGATGTGTAGCTGCAACAACAGAGAAGGGAATAGAGATTGTTTTCCCCCAGTGCTCAGGATTTACTGTTTGCatgcaaaaaaataatgtgaaatTCATACTAAAGTGGCAATGAACATGCCAAAGAACGTTATATAGTGGTAACTTACAATTGCTTACTATGTGAGACATTACACCTGCAAAAATCTacaaataaagtatttttttgCTTCTAAGTTTAAAGATGTGAGTTTATTACTGTGCATCTTCTAATATTATGTTAAATTAGATGTAGATTATTGTGGTCAATTCAAGGTGCTGATCAAATTAGGCTGAGCCTGCCTCCATGAAACAACCTAATCTGTTAATGTTAAGATATTAATTCTTGTCCTAGCCTGGAACATGTCATCACTCAGAGGAAATTTGTAATCTTGCCCGAGAGACCTATTCAACAtactataaagaaaaaaaatgaactgaaactaATTTACCATTTTCAGACAACGAAACCTAAacctgaaactaaactgaaaacaaacattaaaaagattaaagtaacccacgcaaacacgggaaCAACATGCACacgccacacagaaaggctctAACCAGTTGGTGGAGTCAAACTCCACTGCACCACCGTGCTCcccaataataaaaacaatgtttaataataaagtaaaCAGGTAGTTTCAAAAGTTCTAATCAATAAAAGTCTCAACAGACTGAAGGGCTCTGTCCCAGAAGTCTTTTCATCTTGCGAGGAACAACTAACAAATTCAGAGCCTGTCATCGAAGATTGTGAGCCTCAGTGTGATTAGTGTGAAGCTGGGATAAATAATTTGAAGCCTGGCTATTTACTGGGACCCATGTAAAAATTAATGTGAGCTCGCTAACTAGAATATTTTAATAGCAacattttgttaaaaataacttttttattgtttagaGGCATAAAACAGATGATCTATCTATAAAAGGGCTTTACAGCAACCTAAGCACGATAACACACAAGCATCAACAATTTTCTCCAGTTCAGCAAAGGAGACCATATATCTTAATTTAGAAATCTTCTTTAAATAAAAGGTAACAGGAAcaagaaatacattttacaggTGAATCAAAGCCCAGACTATGATCAGACATCCCGAACTCTGAATCTAAAGAAGCAAAAGATTCAGGAGGAGCTATAATTGTGTTCTCAGTTGACGTTTAGAAGAAGGTAACGGCTAGACGACCATTAATTAGTTAAACAGTGGTCCAGGGTTGACAGCCTATTCAGCTGGTGAGGCTTAAAATACATATGCAGCTTAATGTCAATGACATAGAAATGTCAGAAAAGGATGAATGATGGCAGATGAAGAAACAACATAGACAGAAAAATAATAAGGGACCCAGAACTGAACCTTGTGGAACTCCACAGGTTAAGGAAGCGATGTTAGAGTAGAACTCGTTCGTCCTAACAGAGAAGGTCCTATTAGATACATAGGAAGAAAACCAATCTAACAAAGAGCCAGAGATCAGAtgagaaaagagaaatgaaaaaatgcAAAGTATAATTACTCTGACAGAATCATCAAGTTTTTACACCAAGTCTTTTTCAGCATTTTGCTTATAAGAAATAGCAACTAACTAACGACCTAATTCAGCTCCACTTTGTACATTTAaaagagaagcagcagaatATCTGAGTGTCTCAAAGTGTCTCAGAGTAGAATATGCTTTCAACAACCTCAAAATGTTGTTTT is a window from the Pelmatolapia mariae isolate MD_Pm_ZW linkage group LG5, Pm_UMD_F_2, whole genome shotgun sequence genome containing:
- the ppp1r16b gene encoding protein phosphatase 1 regulatory inhibitor subunit 16B; protein product: MANHLELIQELQQLDKVPSLERLRAAQKRRTQQLKRWAVYEKEMQNKKRKADKKGRIANSLQQSELKKHVSFAASVALLEASARNDPDEVRYLLRNNVSPDLCNEDGLTALHQCCIDNYEEMVKLLLDRGASVNAQDNELWTPLHAAATCGHAGLVKILIAHGADLLAVNSDGNMPYDLCEDDPTLDIIETAMANRGITQEMINETRASTERKMIGDIQELLSQGEKVNQQDSQGATLLHIAAANGYAQAAELLLEGGARVDLRDSDGWQPLHAAACWGQMHVAELLVSHGASLNAKTFLEETPIDLCEDEEFRAILLDLKHKHDIIMKSQLKHKTSLCRRTSSAGSRGKVVRRASLSDRHNLCRKEYETEAIVWRKEKEDEDEKEKESDQENSQVVNVKPVVAVELPDKSNLPTILKDGNSKQNGLISTTTSMPPQPPSNGSTPTSSKGGVVTIQPSQEEAWPKERPQTLSELKKQRAAAKLLNHPLFNGHLGNGSTDSFTDAKTTSEDPRMPLVSSNGNAVYYTPASGDPPLLKFKQPMEEEQPKVRTCCCVS